The DNA window AGAAGGGGCGAGTCCGAGAGGATGTTGTGCTGCTCGTGGGACTCCTCGGGCGAGGTGATATGCGCGGAAGGAACGCTCGCCCTTGGGCGTCCGCCGCGCATGAGATTCTTCGCCTACCCCTATGCCGGCCCCGAGGAGATTCGCCGCCACTGCATCGCGGCGCCTCCTGGTGCACTCATCCGCGCGCTGCCGGACCTCCACGCCTGGCTCGCCTCCCACCCGGATGCGCTCATCGAGGGTTCAACCTATGTCGTGGACCTGCGAGCCTGCTTGCGCCTTTCCCCTCGAAGGTCGGAGCACGTCGCCTGCGCCGGAGGTGAAGACGTCCTCGCCGCCGGTGAGATGGGCTTCTTCGCACATGCGCGAGGCGCGTCCGTCACGGCCGTCAGCAACCTGTCGACGGGGTACCGCCCAGATGTGTCCTGCTGGGATGCCGTGGCGGAATCTTTGGCTCGTGCAGGCCTGTCGGCGCCGCCGGGCTTCACGACCTCCGTGCACTTCCGCCGTTGTCCGGCCTGTGGTGAGAGCACGCTCGTGAAGGAGCAGTGGTTCGTCTGCACCTTCTGCGACGCGGACCTCCCCTTGGAATGGAACGTCTCGGCCCGTCGGGAGGTGGACGTTGTCGCTCACGTCGACCGCGTCCGGTCGCTCTCGACGCCCTGAATCCGTGCCATGTTCCGAGACTCAAGTGGCATTGTGGGGCTCCCATGACCTTGCCCGACCGCCTCGGGGAAGGGGCGCATCGCGTGCCAGGGACTTCGTATGAACCCCACCGGATGGGGCCCTACCGCGAAGTCCTGTATGCGGTGCGTCAGCCGCTTCGCACCGGAGGGGCTGGATGCCGACCTGGGAGGTGCTTCGCGTAGTGGAGTGCCGAGCCACAACCGCGTAAACAGACAGATTCCAGGGAGGGGTAGGTGCCGATGAAGACGTTCCTCGTGGTCAACCCGCGCAGCGCGAATGGCCAGACCGGAAAGCGCTGGGTGGAGATTGCCGCGCAGGTGGGGCGGGTGCTCGGCGAGTTCGGGCACGGCTTCACCCAAGGCGGGATGGATGCCGCGCGCATTGCTCGCGAGGCATTGGACCAGGGGTACGAGTGCATTGTCGCGGTCGGCGGTGACGGCACGCTCAACGAAGTCACCAACGGCTTCTTCCGCGACGGCAAGGCCATCAACCCGAACGCGGCCCTGGGCCTCATTCCCCGAGGCACTGGCGGCGACTTCCGCCGCACCTTCGGCTGGGGCCTGGACCTGGAGTCCTCCCTCGAGCGTCTGCGCTCCGGAACCACCGAGCCCTTCGACGTGGGGCGGCTCGACTTCATCGGCAACGATGGCAACCCCGCGACGCGCTACTTCGCCAACATCGCCTCGTTTGGCGTCAGCGCGGTGGTGGCCGCGGAGGTGAACAGTGGCAGCAAGGCGCTCGGCGGCAACGTCAGCTTCTTGTGGGGCACGGTGAAGGGGTTGCTCAAGCACACCGAGCGCAAGGTGAAGCTGTCCACGGATGGCGGCCCCGCGGAGACGCTCGACATCACCGCGGTCGCCGTGGCGAACGGGCGCTACTTCGGCAGCGGCATGTTCGTGGCCCCCGATGCCATCACGCATGACGGCGCCTTCGACATCACCATCTGGTCCGGTTATGGCCTGAGTGACTTCGTCCTCAAGTCGAAGGGCGTCTACAACGGCTCGCACGTCACCTGGAAGGGCACGCGCCGCCTGCGTTGCCAGACGCTCCACGCCGAGTCCGCTGATGGCCACGACGTGATTCTCGACGTTGATGGCGAGACGCCCGGACGCCTTCCCGCGACCTTCACGCTGCTGCCCTCGGCCATCCGCATCAAGGTGTAGCGCGCGAAGTCTCCAGTCCCGCCGCACAGGGGGGCTGCATGGAAATGGCCGCGCCACCCGTGCACATCGCGTGTCGACTTCGATGGGCGTCGACTCGCGAGGGGCATGGGGCCCCTCTTGGGCGCCCCATCCACGCGACCATGCACACCCCCAGCTCCCTGGCCCGTCGTTCCCTTGGCTCATCCCTGGCAAAGCTTGCGCAGCCGCTCGTGATGGTTCTGTTGCTGCCGCTCCCCGCGCTCGCGGCGCAAGTGCCGGTGCAGTGCAACAACACCACCAACGACGACGAGACGCTCAACGCCGCCGTCGCCGCGAGCGCGGTGGGGGATGAGCTCGTCATCTCCGGGCCGTGCCTCATCAACTCGACGATTCGTCTGCGCGGTCAGCGGGCATACCGGGGAGGCGAGCCCTCGGGCACCGTCATCCGGCAGGCGAATGGGGCCAACCTCGCCGCGCTGATGGCCAGTGACACGTGGTTGGATGCGCAGACCTACACGGGGGACCCGGTGAGCGTGAAGAACCTCACGCTGGAGGGCAACGCCAGCAACAACCCTGGCAAGGCCACCGACGGCCTCGTGTTGATGTCGTGGAACTCCACCGCGGAGAACCTGCGCATCAATCACATGCGCGGCTCGGGCATCCGCCTCACCAACACCAACAGCGCTGGGACGGCCATCGTCAACACGCAGGTGAACGGGCGCATCGTCCACAACTTCATCAGCGACTCGGGCCTCCATGGTGTGTACGTCCAGGACTCCGGCAACTCCGTGACGGATTGGGACCTCATCGACAACTGGATTGCGGATTCAGGAGAGAGCGCCATCCGCATGGAGAACGCGGCGGGTTGGAAGGTGCGCGGCAATCACCTCTACGGCGTGGGCCAGTCCGCCCTCGTCGTGCGCCGGATGTTCGGCACCACCATCGCCGACAACTACGTCGAGGGCTTCGGTGAGGGCGCCACCGCGGGGACGTGGGCGGGCATCGACGTTACGGTTCAGGGCGACGCGGCCTCGGTCATCTCGGACAACAAAATCTTCAACTTCGGCGGTGAGCCCAACGCCGCCTCTCGCTACCACTACCTGTCCATCGGCCAGGTCAACTACGGCACGGGGTTCGTCTCGGTGACGGGGAACGCCATTCGAGGCATCGGCGGCGCGACCAGCCGGGGCTTGAGCTACGAGAAGGGGGGCGGTACCTCGCTGACCGTCACCTCGACGGGCAACCTCGTCACGGGCGTCGGCACCTCGCGCCACGTGGGAACAGGCGTCACCGTCACCGCGGGCCAGTGACTCCCGCTGCCCGGGCGACGGGGTGAGGGCCCTGTCGCTCGGGGTGGGCCGGGCTCGGACACCCGACGTCCCGCGTCGTGTCGATGCGGGACGGCGGGGCAGGGCGCGAGAGCGTGGAAAGGGGGCTCGGCTGCCTGTCGAACGGACATCCCGCTTGGGCCCTCGCTGCGTTCTGAGGCAACCTGCTGAATCATGTGATGTCCAGCGCTATGCCTGTCCGCTGGATGCTCGGCGCCGCGTCGCGGTGGCCGGACGACGCAGGAGATGCCGATGGCTCCACAGCGCGGACCTTCTCAGCTCGACCTCTTCACGGGAGCACCCGTGGAGGCCCCCTCGCGGGGCCGTGGACGTGCGCAGCCCGTGGAGCCCGCTCCAGTGTCGGACGCCCTGGCCACGCTGGGCCGCGAGCTCCCCCAAGGCATCTATCTGGGCACCTCCTCGTGGACCTTCCCGGGGTGGAGTGGGCTTGTCTTCGACCACGAGGCCGCCGCGTCACAGCTCGCGCGCGAGGGCCTCTCCGCCTACGGGCGTCACCCTGTCCTGCGCACGGTGGGCATCGACCGCACGTTCTACGGCCCCGTCACCGCCGAGACCTTCGCCGAGTACGCGGAGCAGGTCCCCGCGGACTTCCGCTTCCTCGTGAAGGCCCACGAGGTCTGCACGCTGGCGCGCTTCCCGACCCATGAGCGCTACGGCGCGCAGCGAGGCCAGCTCAACGAGCGATTCCTCCATGCCGCATACGCGGAGGAGTTCGTGGTGCGCCCCTTCGTCGAGGGCCTGGGCGACAAGGGCGGTCCGCTCGTCTTCCAGTTCCCGCCGCAGGACCCGCAGGTGCTCGGCGGCGTCGCGCGCTTCGTGGAGCGGCTGCATGCCTTCCTCTCCGCGCTGCCCAAGGGCCCGCTGTACGCGGTGGAGGTTCGCAACGAGGAACTGCTG is part of the Myxococcus landrumus genome and encodes:
- a CDS encoding diacylglycerol/lipid kinase family protein; translated protein: MKTFLVVNPRSANGQTGKRWVEIAAQVGRVLGEFGHGFTQGGMDAARIAREALDQGYECIVAVGGDGTLNEVTNGFFRDGKAINPNAALGLIPRGTGGDFRRTFGWGLDLESSLERLRSGTTEPFDVGRLDFIGNDGNPATRYFANIASFGVSAVVAAEVNSGSKALGGNVSFLWGTVKGLLKHTERKVKLSTDGGPAETLDITAVAVANGRYFGSGMFVAPDAITHDGAFDITIWSGYGLSDFVLKSKGVYNGSHVTWKGTRRLRCQTLHAESADGHDVILDVDGETPGRLPATFTLLPSAIRIKV
- a CDS encoding right-handed parallel beta-helix repeat-containing protein, which gives rise to MVLLLPLPALAAQVPVQCNNTTNDDETLNAAVAASAVGDELVISGPCLINSTIRLRGQRAYRGGEPSGTVIRQANGANLAALMASDTWLDAQTYTGDPVSVKNLTLEGNASNNPGKATDGLVLMSWNSTAENLRINHMRGSGIRLTNTNSAGTAIVNTQVNGRIVHNFISDSGLHGVYVQDSGNSVTDWDLIDNWIADSGESAIRMENAAGWKVRGNHLYGVGQSALVVRRMFGTTIADNYVEGFGEGATAGTWAGIDVTVQGDAASVISDNKIFNFGGEPNAASRYHYLSIGQVNYGTGFVSVTGNAIRGIGGATSRGLSYEKGGGTSLTVTSTGNLVTGVGTSRHVGTGVTVTAGQ
- a CDS encoding DUF72 domain-containing protein, translated to MAPQRGPSQLDLFTGAPVEAPSRGRGRAQPVEPAPVSDALATLGRELPQGIYLGTSSWTFPGWSGLVFDHEAAASQLAREGLSAYGRHPVLRTVGIDRTFYGPVTAETFAEYAEQVPADFRFLVKAHEVCTLARFPTHERYGAQRGQLNERFLHAAYAEEFVVRPFVEGLGDKGGPLVFQFPPQDPQVLGGVARFVERLHAFLSALPKGPLYAVEVRNEELLTEGFAQALADVGASPVLAIWAHMPNMGLQAKRTRALEARALVVRWMLPPNLGYEEARARYAPFNRLVDEDVPTRDLLARACLAGLRRERPVFVTINNKAEGSAPLSAIKLAERIVSSKAQEGSQRSVAS